A stretch of the Neptunomonas phycophila genome encodes the following:
- a CDS encoding DNA internalization-related competence protein ComEC/Rec2, which produces MIGFILGIFTASQLPFLVSLVFCLSFILVILLVYGAKSVIWVTRPLGFSRLGQRHVKGLDHSFGASHFSLRTLLYATICWGMGFTWFTVSADRLLQSRLPQAHTGDWVVEGRVIGLPSHETDLIRFNLQVTNVISAPEGVKLKDANFERIRLRWFKSDVSVLPGATFTIVAKLKPPHSLANPYGFDYERWALIKGIDATGYVKKHLDYQAPDISVSLIRFKLAHWLTELWSDSPLIAASYRALLLGDRGGLSDDHWALMEQTGTSHLLVVSGLHIGICVWCGWWIGRCLVACTYLGLRLGHKGGLVWPWLERVLPVFFALVLSGIYVGLAGFSLPTQRAWIMAAVLLGGLLLKCPPSVWRRWWFAMFLVLLLNPLSIYEVGFWLSFGAVGALLLLIARRSQSSGIKTAIRAQIWITIVMLPLVTLSFGQVSILSPFVNLLAIPYILLILLLSVPALLCAYCGWMLPLMMVGNLLSVFWSVLDAVVSFIVNLLGNSSIYLILATSYWALFSLLVGVFLLLQPVKGRLRWVGVLCCLPAFLPQQERMNKGQFSAVVFDVGQGNAVLISTQNHRLLYDTGARYRSGGSAFESAVLPALSKLSPSANGFLIDELVVSHADNDHAGGLQAIYDHGISFDRLTGGSPRHLLEFPINTYQQCQEQTAWEWDGVSFRYLVAPSQRQTSVTNNQSCVLEIRSSSCSFLLTGDIDEGVEQELSSQLKPVEWLLAGHHGSRHSTGEFLLASTTPKTVVFSAGFLNRYGHPHQDVLSRVHSYTDNVLRTDQDGAVFLYETLNGRCESETWRTRQKRFWSKG; this is translated from the coding sequence ATGATCGGATTTATTTTAGGCATTTTCACAGCATCGCAATTACCTTTCCTTGTTTCTTTGGTTTTCTGCTTAAGTTTTATTCTTGTCATTCTTTTGGTGTATGGCGCCAAGTCCGTCATTTGGGTGACAAGGCCATTAGGTTTTTCGCGCCTCGGCCAACGTCATGTGAAAGGGCTTGATCATTCTTTTGGGGCGAGTCATTTCTCGCTTAGAACGTTGTTGTACGCCACTATTTGTTGGGGCATGGGTTTTACATGGTTTACCGTTTCGGCTGATCGTCTTTTGCAGTCTAGGCTTCCTCAGGCACACACGGGGGATTGGGTGGTCGAGGGGCGTGTAATTGGCCTGCCTTCGCATGAGACAGACCTGATTCGTTTTAATTTGCAGGTCACTAACGTTATTAGCGCCCCAGAAGGCGTAAAACTCAAGGATGCAAATTTCGAGCGGATACGGCTCCGTTGGTTTAAGTCTGATGTGTCTGTATTGCCCGGAGCCACGTTTACTATCGTTGCTAAATTAAAACCGCCGCATAGTTTAGCTAACCCTTATGGTTTTGATTATGAACGATGGGCGTTAATTAAGGGGATTGATGCCACCGGTTATGTAAAGAAGCACTTAGACTATCAAGCTCCTGATATATCGGTTTCACTTATTCGATTTAAATTGGCTCACTGGTTAACCGAATTGTGGAGCGATTCGCCTTTGATTGCAGCAAGCTATCGAGCTTTGTTGTTGGGTGATCGAGGAGGGCTATCCGATGATCATTGGGCGTTGATGGAGCAAACGGGGACATCGCATTTATTAGTTGTTAGTGGTTTACACATCGGAATTTGTGTGTGGTGTGGCTGGTGGATAGGGCGCTGTTTAGTTGCTTGTACTTATCTGGGGTTGCGACTCGGGCATAAAGGTGGACTTGTCTGGCCATGGCTTGAGCGCGTGTTGCCAGTATTTTTTGCATTAGTGTTGAGCGGTATTTACGTTGGCCTTGCTGGGTTTAGTTTGCCCACTCAGCGTGCCTGGATCATGGCGGCTGTGTTGTTAGGAGGGTTGTTACTCAAGTGCCCGCCAAGTGTTTGGCGGCGCTGGTGGTTTGCCATGTTTCTTGTGTTGTTGCTAAACCCGTTGAGTATTTATGAAGTTGGTTTCTGGCTGAGTTTTGGTGCCGTTGGGGCCTTGTTGCTTTTGATTGCTAGGCGTAGTCAATCTTCCGGCATCAAAACAGCTATTCGTGCTCAAATCTGGATTACTATTGTGATGTTACCCTTAGTGACGCTGTCTTTTGGGCAAGTGAGTATCCTTTCTCCTTTTGTGAATCTGCTGGCTATTCCTTATATTTTATTAATCTTGTTGTTGAGTGTTCCTGCCTTATTGTGCGCTTATTGTGGATGGATGCTTCCTCTGATGATGGTCGGAAATTTACTGTCTGTCTTTTGGTCGGTTTTGGATGCTGTCGTGAGTTTCATCGTAAATCTATTAGGTAACTCAAGTATCTATTTGATATTAGCGACTTCTTATTGGGCACTTTTTAGTCTTTTGGTGGGTGTTTTTTTATTATTGCAGCCTGTAAAAGGACGGCTACGGTGGGTGGGAGTTTTGTGCTGTTTGCCCGCTTTTTTGCCACAGCAAGAGCGCATGAATAAAGGTCAATTCTCGGCGGTGGTTTTTGATGTAGGGCAGGGGAATGCAGTGCTAATATCCACTCAAAATCATCGGTTGCTCTATGATACGGGAGCAAGGTATCGCTCTGGTGGTTCTGCATTTGAATCAGCCGTCTTACCTGCCTTGTCTAAACTCTCACCAAGCGCTAATGGCTTTCTGATAGACGAGCTGGTGGTAAGCCATGCAGATAATGATCATGCGGGCGGTTTACAAGCTATTTACGACCATGGGATCAGCTTTGATCGACTAACTGGCGGCTCTCCTCGACACTTACTTGAGTTTCCTATTAATACGTATCAACAATGCCAAGAACAAACCGCATGGGAGTGGGATGGCGTTTCGTTTCGTTATCTAGTAGCGCCAAGCCAACGTCAAACATCGGTCACTAACAATCAATCTTGTGTCCTGGAGATAAGGTCGTCCTCATGTAGCTTTTTGTTAACCGGTGACATTGATGAAGGTGTTGAACAGGAGCTGTCGTCTCAGTTGAAACCTGTAGAGTGGTTGTTGGCTGGTCATCATGGTAGTCGGCACTCCACCGGTGAATTTTTATTGGCTTCTACCACACCGAAAACCGTTGTATTTAGTGCCGGCTTTTTGAATCGCTATGGTCATCCGCATCAAGACGTTTTAAGCCGTGTACATAGTTACACCGATAATGTCTTGAGAACAGACCAAGACGGTGCCGTCTTTTTGTACGAAACGTTAAATGGGCGTTGCGAATCAGAAACCTGGCGTACTCGACAAAAACGCTTTTGGTCAAAGGGTTAA
- a CDS encoding MotA/TolQ/ExbB proton channel family protein, protein MFELISSGGWLMVPIIGCSVLSLAICLERLWVLRSEKIAPTGLTNDIWSRLKAGSISVEQMKEIKKASPLGRIMVAGLNNARHGREIMKESIQEAATEVVHELERFLTALGTIAAITPLLGLLGTVIGMIKVFAAIMAQGTGNASVLAGGISEALITTATGLAVAIPTLIFHRHLQRKVDTLVVDMEQEAIKLVEIVHGEREADQDK, encoded by the coding sequence GTGTTTGAATTAATCTCATCAGGTGGGTGGCTAATGGTACCTATCATTGGTTGCTCGGTTCTATCGTTAGCTATTTGTTTAGAGCGTCTCTGGGTGTTGCGCTCAGAAAAAATTGCGCCTACCGGCTTAACCAATGATATTTGGTCACGACTAAAAGCGGGTTCTATTTCCGTTGAACAAATGAAAGAGATTAAAAAAGCGAGTCCTTTAGGTCGTATTATGGTGGCTGGCTTAAACAATGCTCGTCATGGCCGTGAGATTATGAAAGAGAGCATCCAAGAGGCCGCAACCGAGGTCGTTCATGAGCTAGAGCGCTTTCTAACGGCGTTAGGTACTATTGCCGCTATAACCCCGCTACTTGGGCTGCTGGGTACGGTCATCGGTATGATTAAAGTGTTTGCGGCTATCATGGCACAAGGCACCGGGAATGCATCGGTACTAGCGGGTGGTATTTCTGAGGCTTTGATTACAACAGCAACCGGGCTAGCTGTTGCTATACCTACGCTTATCTTTCATCGTCATTTACAACGAAAAGTGGATACTTTAGTTGTGGATATGGAGCAAGAGGCCATTAAGTTGGTTGAGATTGTTCACGGTGAACGCGAAGCCGATCAGGATAAATAA
- a CDS encoding ExbD/TolR family protein — protein sequence MKFQRQRREEVNVNLTPLIDVVFLLLIFFMVSTTFTKETHLEVDLPEAAEATQLEEQPQTVDIIISAEGTFSVNGQPLINTQAETLRIAILKVLGDQASLEQKPPLIVTADAKTPHQFVVTAMDVAGQLGFDKLSITTQQAAE from the coding sequence GTGAAATTTCAACGTCAACGACGTGAAGAGGTTAATGTTAATTTAACACCCTTAATTGATGTGGTGTTTTTGTTATTAATCTTTTTTATGGTGTCGACCACCTTCACCAAAGAAACACACCTAGAAGTTGATTTGCCCGAAGCGGCCGAAGCAACTCAATTAGAGGAACAACCCCAAACCGTTGATATTATTATTAGTGCTGAAGGCACTTTTAGTGTTAATGGTCAGCCATTAATTAATACTCAGGCTGAAACGCTGCGTATTGCGATTTTAAAAGTGCTGGGGGATCAAGCTAGTCTCGAACAAAAGCCACCACTTATTGTTACGGCTGATGCAAAAACCCCTCATCAATTTGTAGTAACGGCTATGGATGTGGCAGGGCAGCTAGGCTTTGACAAGTTAAGCATCACCACGCAGCAGGCGGCCGAGTAA